One part of the Roseomonas gilardii genome encodes these proteins:
- the tolB gene encoding Tol-Pal system beta propeller repeat protein TolB — MDGRFTRRAALLGITAAAGAIPPLRSVLAQPAAAESRVDITRARTDPIPIAVPSLPGTRGAEIAQVIQNDLKNSGLFRPVQNAAFIQSAEAAAAQPNFQDWRVIGANALVTGRVADQGGQLRVEFRLWDVLPGQQIEGTAFTAPAAQWRRIAHLIADAIYSRLLGEKGYFDTRIVYVAESGPRDRRTRRLAIMDQDGENNRFLTDGSFQVLSPRFHPNARQIAFMSYYQNQPRVYLFNLDTGRQEVLGQFSGMTLSPRFSPDGRSVILSYAKGSDSNIYVVDLASRRERQLTSGNGLDVSPCYSPDGSQIVFNSDRGGDQQLYVMDAGGGGVRRISFGRGRYATPVWSPRGDLIAFTRFGGGSFAIGVMQPDGRGERILTEGWGMEGPTFAPNGRVLAYYRETPARDSRGNGYGARMAMIDIAGFNERQIVTPTDATDPNWSPLLS; from the coding sequence ATGGACGGCCGCTTTACCCGACGTGCCGCGCTTCTGGGGATTACCGCCGCGGCTGGCGCCATTCCGCCGCTGCGCTCGGTGCTGGCCCAGCCGGCCGCGGCCGAGAGCCGCGTGGACATCACCCGCGCCCGCACCGATCCGATCCCGATCGCGGTGCCCTCCCTGCCGGGCACGAGGGGCGCCGAGATCGCCCAGGTGATCCAGAACGATCTGAAGAATTCCGGCCTGTTCCGGCCGGTGCAGAACGCCGCCTTCATCCAGAGCGCCGAGGCGGCGGCGGCGCAGCCGAACTTCCAGGACTGGCGGGTGATCGGTGCCAACGCACTGGTGACGGGCCGCGTGGCCGACCAGGGCGGGCAGTTGCGCGTCGAGTTCCGCCTGTGGGACGTGCTGCCGGGGCAGCAGATCGAGGGCACGGCCTTCACCGCCCCGGCCGCCCAGTGGCGGCGGATCGCGCATCTGATCGCGGATGCCATCTATTCCCGCCTGCTGGGCGAGAAGGGCTATTTCGACACGCGGATCGTCTATGTCGCCGAATCGGGGCCGCGCGACCGGCGCACCCGGCGGCTGGCGATCATGGACCAGGACGGGGAGAACAACCGCTTCCTGACCGACGGCTCCTTCCAGGTGCTCAGCCCGCGCTTCCATCCGAATGCGCGGCAGATCGCCTTCATGAGCTATTACCAGAACCAGCCGCGGGTCTATCTGTTCAACCTGGACACCGGGCGGCAGGAGGTGCTGGGCCAGTTCTCCGGCATGACGCTGTCGCCGCGCTTCTCGCCGGACGGGCGCTCGGTGATCCTGAGCTATGCCAAGGGCAGCGATTCCAACATCTACGTGGTGGACCTGGCCTCGCGGCGGGAGCGGCAGCTCACCTCGGGCAACGGGCTCGACGTTTCCCCTTGCTACAGCCCCGACGGGTCGCAGATCGTCTTCAACTCCGACCGGGGCGGCGACCAGCAGCTCTATGTCATGGATGCCGGCGGCGGCGGGGTGCGGCGCATCTCCTTCGGCCGTGGCCGTTATGCCACACCCGTGTGGTCTCCGCGCGGCGACCTGATCGCCTTTACCCGCTTCGGCGGTGGCAGCTTCGCCATCGGCGTGATGCAGCCGGACGGGCGTGGCGAGCGCATTCTGACCGAGGGCTGGGGCATGGAAGGCCCCACCTTTGCCCCGAATGGCCGTGTCCTGGCCTATTACCGCGAGACTCCGGCCCGGGACTCGCGCGGCAATGGCTATGGTGCACGCATGGCGATGATCGATATCGCCGGATTCAACGAGAGGCAGATTGTGACGCCGACCGATGCAACCGATCCGAATTGGTCCCCTTTGCTGTCCTGA
- the pal gene encoding peptidoglycan-associated lipoprotein Pal, which produces MQTKLLGALGALALLAACSNSNDQAGAATGAGASAGAGAGGLGSVRPGSQEDLVANVGDRVFFEFDSSSVRGDQRDVLVRQAGWLNQYPQVQATIEGHTDERGTREYNLALGQRRANSARDVLVASGVAGSRLSTISYGKDRPAALGSDESAWAQNRRAVTVVR; this is translated from the coding sequence ATGCAAACGAAGCTGCTGGGCGCGCTGGGCGCCCTCGCTCTGCTGGCCGCCTGTTCGAACAGCAACGACCAGGCCGGGGCTGCCACGGGCGCCGGTGCCTCCGCCGGCGCGGGTGCCGGCGGGCTGGGTTCCGTCCGCCCGGGCTCGCAGGAAGACCTCGTCGCCAATGTCGGCGACCGCGTCTTCTTCGAGTTCGACTCCAGCTCCGTTCGCGGCGACCAGCGCGACGTGCTGGTGCGCCAGGCGGGCTGGCTGAACCAGTATCCGCAGGTGCAGGCCACGATCGAGGGCCACACCGACGAGCGCGGCACGCGCGAGTACAACCTGGCCCTCGGCCAGCGGCGCGCCAACTCCGCCCGCGACGTGCTGGTGGCCTCCGGCGTGGCCGGCAGCCGCCTGTCCACCATCTCCTACGGCAAGGACCGCCCGGCGGCCCTGGGCTCCGACGAGTCGGCCTGGGCGCAGAACCGTCGCGCGGTCACGGTCGTCCGCTAA